One segment of Salvelinus alpinus chromosome 1, SLU_Salpinus.1, whole genome shotgun sequence DNA contains the following:
- the LOC139568444 gene encoding protein sidekick-2-like has product MECVANARPLIKMVITWRKDGDVVSTGIRDFGRRLTISLPAVSDSGYYECEATLRSSTVPPVNAGAYLHVLDHPQFVKEPVQHISAEMEKVVDIPCQARGVPQPDIVWYKDAVAISPVKMPRYRVLVGGSLQINGLLPDDTGMFQCFARNLAGEIQTNTYLAVTSIAPNITAGPADSAVIDGMSVILHCETSGAPRPAITWQKGERVLASGSVQLPRFTLLESGSLLVSPSHLSDAGTYTCMASNSRGIDEAAADLLVWARTRITKPPADQSVIKGTKAVMSCGVTHDSSVSVR; this is encoded by the exons atggagtgtGTGGCCAATGCTAG acctcTGATCAAGATGGTTATAACCTGGCGTAAGGATGGTGATGTGGTCAGTACAGGGATACGTGACTTTGGCCGCAGGCTGACCATCAGCCTCCCAGCGGTCAGTGACAGTGGTTACTATGAATGTGAGGCCACCCTCCGCAGCAGCACTGTGCCACCGGTCAACGCAGGGGCCTACCTACATGttctag aCCATCCCCAGTTTGTGAAGGAGCCTGTCCAACACATCAGTGCAGAGATGGAGAAGGTGGTGGATATTCCCTGCCAGgcacgag gtgtcCCCCAGCCAGACATAGTGTGGTATAAGGATGCTGTGGCCATCAGTCCAGTGAAGATGCCCAGGTACAGGGTGTTAGTTGGGGGCAGTCTGCAGATCAACGGTCTGTTACCTGACGATACAGGGATGTTCCAATGCTTCGCCCGCAACCTGGCTGGAGAGATACAGACCAACACCTACCTCGCTGTCACca GTATTGCCCCCAACATCACGGCAGGTCCAGCTGACAGTGCTGTGATTGACGGCATGTCAGTCATCCTCCACTGTGAGACCAGCGGAGCCCCGCGACCAGCTATCACCTGGCAGAAAG GTGAACGTGTGTTGGCCAGTGGTTCTGTCCAGCTGCCCAGGTTCACCCTGCTGGAGTCAGGCAGTCTACTGGTCTCCCCGTCCCACCTTTCTGATGCTGGGACTTATACCTGCATGGCCAGTAACTCCAGAGGCATAGACGAGGCTGCCGCTGATCTACTGGTGTGGG CACGGACCCGTATCACCAAGCCACCTGCGGACCAGAGTGTCATCAAGGGGACCAAGGCTGTCATGTCCTGTGGGGTGACCCATGACTCCAGTGTATCTGTCAGGTAA